The proteins below come from a single Candidatus Edwardsbacteria bacterium genomic window:
- the nusB gene encoding transcription antitermination factor NusB, producing MGSRRKSRELALQALYQIDLAGDQPEKALYDLKHRNPDDPEMVEFSGVLVNAVVTNLDSIDQAIMKAAQNWTINRMALIDRNIIRLGVAQLQYLDEQVPPKVAIDESIELAKKFGDEESGRFINGVLDKIFKDMKKKEK from the coding sequence ATGGGCTCCCGAAGAAAATCAAGAGAGCTGGCGCTGCAGGCCCTGTACCAGATAGACCTGGCCGGGGATCAGCCGGAAAAGGCGCTGTATGACCTTAAGCACCGGAACCCAGATGACCCTGAAATGGTCGAGTTTTCAGGGGTTCTGGTCAATGCCGTGGTCACCAATCTGGATAGCATCGACCAGGCCATCATGAAGGCCGCCCAGAACTGGACCATAAACCGGATGGCCCTGATAGACCGGAACATCATCCGCTTGGGGGTGGCCCAGCTGCAGTATCTCGATGAGCAGGTGCCTCCCAAGGTGGCCATCGACGAATCCATCGAGCTGGCCAAAAAATTCGGGGACGAGGAATCCGGTCGCTTCATCAACGGGGTGCTGGATAAGATTTTCAAGGATATGAAAAAAAAGGAAAAGTAA
- a CDS encoding metallophosphatase family protein — MRCALISDIHGNHEALTAVLADIKQKGIKDLFCLGDTVGYGADPARCLAEIGGLTDQIIAGNHDHGAVGLLDLSSFNFNARKAAEWTGKKLTAGERDLLKKLPLHLKGSIHENEILIVHSTPNKPDDWHYILSLDEAEYQFEKFTERLCFVGHSHQPIFWECDAHGKCSIAGKEYVHLEKDRRYIINTGSVGQPRDGDPRATYAIYDGERMEVAIRRVEYDIKSAQEKIIRAGLPVRLAERLSTGI, encoded by the coding sequence ATGCGATGCGCCTTAATATCCGATATACATGGCAATCATGAAGCCCTGACCGCGGTACTGGCCGATATTAAACAAAAAGGCATCAAGGACCTTTTTTGTCTGGGCGACACCGTAGGTTATGGAGCCGATCCGGCCAGATGCCTGGCGGAGATAGGCGGACTTACCGACCAGATCATTGCCGGCAATCACGATCATGGGGCGGTGGGACTGCTGGATCTTTCCAGCTTCAATTTTAATGCCCGCAAAGCGGCGGAATGGACGGGGAAAAAACTAACGGCAGGGGAAAGAGACCTCCTCAAAAAGCTTCCCCTGCACCTAAAGGGTAGCATCCATGAAAACGAAATATTGATAGTTCATTCCACTCCCAATAAGCCGGATGACTGGCATTATATCCTGTCGCTGGATGAGGCCGAGTATCAGTTCGAAAAATTTACCGAAAGACTTTGTTTTGTCGGCCATTCCCACCAGCCCATATTCTGGGAATGCGATGCCCATGGCAAGTGCAGCATCGCCGGTAAGGAGTACGTTCATCTGGAAAAAGATAGGAGATACATAATCAACACGGGCAGCGTGGGACAGCCCAGGGACGGCGACCCCAGGGCCACCTATGCCATCTACGACGGGGAAAGAATGGAAGTGGCGATACGGCGGGTGGAGTATGATATCAAATCCGCCCAGGAAAAGATAATCCGGGCCGGCCTGCCGGTCCGCCTGGCCGAACGCCTGTCAACCGGGATCTAA
- a CDS encoding glycosyltransferase family 2 protein, whose translation MPTAIAIIIPHHNGQQMLADCLWSLVKTEYDNFRIYLVDNASSDGSPQWAKQNYPQIELISSQQNLGYAGGCNLGIRSTTEEYVVLLNNDTEVKPDWLSKLASELDRDDTVAAAQPKILWLKDRSLFDYSGGAGGMMDIFGFPYCLGRLFDAKEKDLGQYDGGVKDIFWASGSASIYRRSVLDKVGLLDQDFFMHMEEIDLAWRMHLAGHRVIAVPESVIYHLSGGSLPAGNFRKMYLNHRNSLLMLWKNYSPVSLMWIWPLRLSLEMTAFMKALFSGNLEWVRAIVQAGLWMAENPRLVWKKHRETQKLRAASDSMIRAKMYQGSIAVKYFLQGKRTANEL comes from the coding sequence ATGCCAACCGCAATAGCCATAATCATACCGCACCACAACGGCCAACAGATGCTGGCCGACTGCCTGTGGTCCCTGGTCAAGACCGAGTATGATAATTTTCGGATCTACCTGGTGGACAACGCTTCGTCGGACGGAAGCCCCCAATGGGCCAAGCAGAACTATCCACAGATAGAATTGATTTCCTCCCAACAGAACCTGGGATATGCCGGAGGCTGTAACCTGGGCATTCGTTCCACGACCGAGGAATATGTCGTTCTGTTAAACAACGATACCGAGGTCAAACCGGACTGGCTGAGCAAGCTGGCCTCCGAACTGGATAGGGACGATACGGTGGCTGCGGCCCAGCCCAAGATACTATGGCTTAAGGATCGTAGCCTGTTCGATTATTCCGGCGGGGCCGGAGGCATGATGGATATCTTCGGCTTTCCCTACTGCCTGGGCCGTCTGTTCGATGCCAAGGAAAAGGACCTGGGACAATACGATGGCGGGGTAAAGGATATCTTCTGGGCCTCGGGCTCGGCCTCGATATACCGCCGGAGCGTGTTGGATAAGGTCGGCCTGCTGGACCAGGATTTTTTCATGCATATGGAGGAGATAGACCTGGCTTGGCGGATGCACCTGGCCGGGCATCGGGTGATAGCCGTCCCCGAATCGGTGATCTATCACTTATCCGGCGGATCCCTGCCTGCCGGCAATTTCCGCAAGATGTACCTTAATCACCGCAACAGCCTGCTGATGCTGTGGAAGAATTATTCGCCGGTCAGCCTGATGTGGATCTGGCCCCTGCGGCTTTCCCTGGAGATGACGGCTTTTATGAAGGCTCTCTTCTCCGGGAATCTGGAGTGGGTCCGGGCCATTGTTCAGGCGGGTTTATGGATGGCGGAAAACCCCCGGCTGGTCTGGAAAAAACACCGGGAGACCCAGAAGCTAAGAGCCGCCAGCGACAGCATGATCAGGGCTAAAATGTACCAGGGCAGCATCGCTGTCAAGTATTTTCTTCAGGGTAAACGCACTGCCAACGAGTTATAA
- a CDS encoding flippase-like domain-containing protein — MREKIKKTSLLILRILVSLGLISWIMLKVDKQQLLESFRSLNIWLLLSSLAAYFVVNAICAWRWQFLLAARGIKSGYWKLLRYFLNGLFFGNFLPTTVGGDLARAYLVADDCKSKSEALASVLVDRFIGLFGVIITGIVGLILVAKGGQEISLLNGMLIGIAAALLFVVLFLNKSLVKKFRWLFKLPLMEKVEHQLIDFYHAIYAYRTHKREVFLALFLSLMVQVFVVITAYLIALSLGIGISVIPFFLYMPVIAAVSMIPLSINGWGLQEGAFIVFFGRAGIAQPLALSLGFLYHLVAVGISLLGGLLWLMFGGRKPANNNKDSSKCG, encoded by the coding sequence ATGAGAGAAAAGATAAAGAAGACCTCACTGCTGATTCTGAGGATATTGGTCAGCCTGGGCTTGATCAGTTGGATCATGCTGAAAGTTGATAAGCAACAATTGCTGGAATCATTCCGGTCCCTGAACATCTGGCTGTTGCTGTCATCGCTGGCCGCCTATTTCGTGGTCAATGCCATCTGCGCCTGGCGTTGGCAGTTTTTGCTGGCGGCCCGGGGGATAAAAAGCGGATACTGGAAACTTCTGCGATACTTTTTGAACGGCCTGTTCTTCGGCAACTTTCTGCCCACCACTGTGGGGGGCGACCTGGCCCGGGCCTACCTGGTGGCCGACGACTGCAAGAGCAAGTCCGAGGCGTTAGCCTCGGTGCTGGTGGACCGTTTCATCGGTCTTTTTGGGGTGATCATCACCGGCATCGTGGGGCTGATCCTGGTGGCCAAGGGGGGACAGGAAATCAGCCTGCTCAATGGCATGTTGATCGGCATCGCGGCGGCGCTGTTATTCGTGGTTTTATTTTTGAACAAATCATTGGTGAAAAAATTCCGCTGGCTTTTCAAACTTCCCCTGATGGAAAAAGTAGAGCACCAACTGATAGATTTTTATCATGCCATCTATGCCTACCGCACCCATAAGCGGGAGGTGTTTCTGGCCCTCTTTCTGTCCCTGATGGTTCAGGTCTTTGTGGTGATAACCGCCTACCTGATAGCCCTGTCGCTGGGAATAGGGATATCCGTAATACCTTTCTTTCTGTATATGCCGGTGATCGCCGCGGTCAGCATGATCCCCCTGTCCATCAACGGCTGGGGGCTCCAGGAAGGGGCTTTCATTGTGTTCTTCGGCCGGGCGGGAATAGCCCAACCCCTGGCCCTGTCGCTGGGATTTTTATATCACTTGGTGGCCGTCGGCATCTCCCTGCTGGGCGGCCTGCTGTGGCTGATGTTCGGGGGGCGTAAACCGGCCAATAACAATAAAGACAGTTCAAAGTGCGGATAG
- the fmt gene encoding methionyl-tRNA formyltransferase, with protein sequence MRIVFMGTPGFAVPTLEAINQKGHDILAVFTQPDRPSGRGRSIAFSPVKQKAMELGISIQQPDTLKQNQTIQAVSNLEPEIVVVVAYGLKLPNDILDIPKYGAVNLHPSLLPKYRGAAPINHALLNGEKTTGITSVLMNSRMDAGDIILQEEVPITDEENAGELEGRLAKLGADLIIRSLDVLKAGDSEFKKQDESMVTLASKLSSQDGHITWSRSTDEVQNQIRGLTPKPGAFAMFKGKRLEILNILMNYELQIKNHEYLPGQVVAVDKDKGPVIKTLDGVVILTEVKPQGKKAMGGDEFLRGYKPAVGDKLL encoded by the coding sequence GTGCGGATAGTATTCATGGGTACTCCGGGATTTGCCGTGCCGACCCTGGAGGCCATTAATCAAAAAGGACACGATATCCTGGCGGTCTTTACCCAGCCGGACCGGCCGTCGGGCCGGGGCCGCAGCATTGCCTTTTCCCCGGTCAAGCAGAAGGCCATGGAGCTTGGCATATCGATTCAACAGCCAGATACTCTGAAACAGAATCAAACAATTCAAGCTGTTTCAAACCTTGAACCTGAAATAGTAGTGGTAGTGGCTTATGGACTCAAACTCCCCAACGATATCCTGGACATCCCGAAATACGGCGCGGTTAACCTGCACCCTTCGCTGCTTCCCAAATACCGCGGAGCGGCACCCATCAATCATGCCTTGCTCAACGGAGAGAAGACGACCGGGATCACCAGTGTTTTGATGAACAGCAGAATGGATGCCGGGGACATCATCCTGCAGGAGGAAGTGCCGATCACTGACGAAGAAAACGCCGGGGAACTGGAAGGGCGGTTGGCAAAGCTGGGGGCCGATCTTATTATCCGAAGTTTAGATGTTTTGAAGGCGGGAGATTCTGAATTCAAGAAGCAGGATGAGTCCATGGTTACTTTGGCATCGAAACTTTCTTCTCAAGACGGACATATCACCTGGAGCAGGTCGACCGACGAAGTCCAAAACCAGATCCGGGGGCTGACCCCCAAGCCTGGGGCTTTTGCCATGTTCAAAGGGAAAAGGCTGGAGATCCTGAATATACTGATGAATTACGAATTACAAATTAAAAATCATGAATATTTGCCGGGACAGGTGGTAGCGGTGGATAAAGATAAAGGACCGGTGATCAAAACCCTGGACGGGGTGGTCATCTTGACAGAAGTAAAACCGCAGGGGAAAAAGGCAATGGGCGGCGACGAATTCCTGCGAGGCTATAAGCCGGCAGTGGGGGACAAGTTATTATGA
- a CDS encoding DUF116 domain-containing protein, translating into MNGGKRLFLALSFVSLAILGTGVILLFWLVMPRLQMLAEWLFYAAGAAVSLFLLVVSGGLLLLFLSAITEKDFLFPHGKKQVTVKILYPINLFLGFLLGIGRERVGESFVEFNNALVRATRKRIDSTRIMILLPHCLQLSDCQYRVTSDVGNCQRCGKCAISELAGFSEKIKARIAVATGGTLARRLIVEIKPTLILAVACERDLVSGILDAYPIPVYGILNQRPHGPCNNTTVDLEKVRAGFVSLLGKEI; encoded by the coding sequence ATGAATGGCGGCAAGAGATTGTTTTTGGCCCTGTCCTTCGTCAGTCTAGCCATCCTGGGCACTGGAGTGATACTGCTTTTCTGGCTAGTGATGCCGCGCCTACAGATGCTGGCGGAATGGCTGTTCTATGCGGCCGGGGCCGCAGTATCATTATTCCTGCTGGTGGTAAGCGGCGGACTATTGCTTCTTTTCCTGTCGGCCATAACCGAAAAGGATTTTCTGTTCCCCCATGGCAAAAAACAGGTGACGGTAAAGATCCTCTACCCCATAAACCTTTTCCTGGGGTTTCTGCTGGGCATCGGCCGGGAGAGGGTGGGAGAATCTTTCGTGGAATTCAACAATGCCCTGGTCCGGGCCACCAGAAAGCGGATCGATTCCACCCGGATAATGATATTGCTGCCGCACTGCCTGCAGCTGAGCGACTGTCAATATAGGGTGACATCGGATGTCGGGAACTGCCAAAGATGCGGAAAATGCGCCATCTCCGAACTGGCCGGGTTTTCCGAAAAAATAAAGGCCAGGATCGCAGTGGCCACCGGAGGGACCCTGGCCCGGCGGCTGATTGTGGAGATCAAGCCTACCCTGATCCTGGCGGTGGCCTGCGAGCGGGACCTGGTCTCGGGAATTCTGGATGCCTACCCCATCCCCGTTTATGGCATTTTGAACCAACGTCCCCACGGCCCCTGCAACAACACCACGGTGGATCTGGAGAAGGTTAGGGCTGGCTTTGTTTCCCTGCTGGGAAAGGAAATTTAA
- the rsmB gene encoding 16S rRNA (cytosine(967)-C(5))-methyltransferase RsmB — protein MTARETALKILSDVEKNTEFSDSVLRRYFNQAELSRVDQNLARELVSGVLRQRAKLDWLLDGSLKRGLKSLNTLEANILRLGLYQVAFLDKIPAFAAVNESVELVKRFGRKEIIGLTNAVLRDIIRNKKYLKKPDTGDKVKDAGIEYSHPEWLIERWAKQLGWDDTLKILEFNNSPAPVIIRANRLKPSAEILFEQLEAGGFEPKFSEILPQAIEINNPSGLVDNELFVRGHFYFQDSSAQAAGMLFGAKAGDSILDLCAAPGGKAGLAIEQAGGRADMFALDRSLRKLPRVRENFIRLGLDSWYLINGDAVDIKFKTPFDLVLADVPCTGLGVIRRRLDLRWRIREADIQRMAGLQSRILENAAGLVKPGGALVYSTCTLTPEENQDQIMGFLNRHPEFFLDPAEKYLPAMLVQNKFMATWPQIHQMDGAFAVRLIKNKNI, from the coding sequence GTGACGGCCAGGGAGACAGCGCTTAAAATCCTGTCGGATGTAGAAAAGAACACCGAATTCAGCGACAGCGTATTAAGAAGATATTTCAACCAGGCAGAGCTTTCCCGGGTCGACCAAAACCTGGCCCGGGAATTGGTCTCCGGGGTGCTTAGGCAAAGGGCCAAACTGGACTGGCTGCTGGATGGGTCCCTTAAAAGGGGCCTTAAATCACTGAATACATTGGAAGCCAATATATTACGGTTGGGGCTGTATCAGGTTGCATTTTTGGATAAAATCCCGGCGTTTGCAGCGGTAAATGAAAGCGTTGAACTGGTTAAACGCTTTGGCCGGAAAGAGATAATTGGCTTGACAAACGCCGTCCTGCGGGATATAATTAGGAACAAAAAGTATCTAAAAAAACCCGATACCGGGGATAAAGTTAAAGATGCCGGCATTGAGTATTCCCATCCGGAATGGCTGATCGAAAGATGGGCCAAACAATTGGGCTGGGATGATACTTTAAAAATATTGGAATTCAACAATTCTCCGGCCCCGGTGATCATAAGGGCCAACCGGCTGAAGCCCTCGGCCGAAATTTTATTTGAACAACTTGAGGCCGGCGGGTTTGAACCGAAGTTCTCAGAAATTCTTCCCCAGGCCATAGAGATAAATAACCCTTCCGGACTGGTTGATAATGAGTTGTTTGTCCGGGGGCATTTCTATTTTCAGGATTCCAGCGCCCAGGCGGCGGGAATGCTTTTTGGGGCCAAAGCCGGCGACAGTATTTTAGATCTCTGCGCCGCTCCGGGGGGCAAGGCCGGACTGGCTATAGAGCAGGCCGGCGGCCGGGCGGATATGTTCGCCCTTGACCGGAGCCTCCGGAAGTTGCCCAGGGTCAGAGAAAATTTTATTCGTCTGGGCTTGGATTCATGGTATTTGATCAACGGCGATGCCGTTGATATAAAATTCAAAACCCCTTTCGATCTGGTCCTGGCCGATGTGCCCTGCACCGGGCTGGGCGTCATCCGGCGGCGGTTGGACCTGCGCTGGCGGATCAGGGAGGCCGATATCCAGCGGATGGCCGGGCTGCAGAGCCGGATCCTGGAAAATGCCGCGGGGCTGGTCAAGCCTGGCGGAGCGCTGGTATACAGCACCTGCACCCTGACCCCGGAGGAGAACCAGGATCAGATAATGGGATTTTTAAACCGTCATCCTGAGTTTTTCCTGGACCCGGCCGAAAAATATCTTCCGGCAATGCTGGTCCAAAATAAATTTATGGCCACCTGGCCGCAGATCCATCAAATGGACGGGGCTTTTGCCGTTCGCTTAATAAAAAATAAAAATATATAA
- a CDS encoding PASTA domain-containing protein has protein sequence MPIYEQTSNKKNVWVAILSGALSGLITTILFWAFIQPILEMSEVPDVTGKKVEIAKSLLEGRGFRVYEETTISDPSVPDGTVSKQDPPPGSKVRKGWTVKVWPNSAGAEVPNMKGLPMAQATVVLQQAGLKLGQVMMQPSDSVEKDGVISSNPVFGLKVSKDSAVDLVVSAGAGEVAVPSVRGWGRSRAQAMVKQAGLNVGGVRYVYDEEQDPGLVIRQDPSPGSKVAKGSNVNLWISTDVEPD, from the coding sequence ATGCCGATATATGAGCAGACCAGCAACAAGAAGAACGTATGGGTAGCGATCCTATCAGGGGCCCTATCCGGCCTGATCACCACCATTTTATTCTGGGCCTTTATCCAGCCGATACTGGAGATGTCCGAAGTGCCGGACGTCACCGGCAAGAAGGTCGAGATCGCCAAATCGCTGTTGGAGGGCCGTGGGTTCCGGGTGTACGAGGAGACGACCATCAGCGATCCCTCCGTGCCGGACGGGACGGTCAGCAAGCAGGATCCGCCGCCGGGCAGCAAGGTCCGAAAAGGGTGGACAGTCAAGGTGTGGCCCAACAGCGCCGGAGCCGAGGTGCCCAATATGAAGGGCCTTCCGATGGCCCAGGCCACGGTGGTGCTGCAGCAGGCCGGGCTTAAGCTGGGACAGGTGATGATGCAGCCCTCCGACTCGGTGGAGAAGGACGGGGTGATATCCAGCAATCCGGTGTTCGGCCTGAAGGTATCCAAGGACAGCGCGGTGGACCTGGTGGTCAGCGCCGGGGCCGGAGAGGTGGCGGTGCCTTCGGTGCGCGGCTGGGGCCGGTCCAGGGCCCAGGCAATGGTCAAGCAGGCCGGGCTGAACGTGGGCGGCGTCCGGTATGTCTATGACGAAGAACAGGATCCGGGCCTGGTGATAAGGCAGGATCCTTCGCCGGGATCCAAGGTTGCCAAGGGATCCAATGTCAACCTCTGGATAAGCACCGACGTCGAACCGGACTAA
- a CDS encoding PASTA domain-containing protein, which yields MANYFKKLPRLWRNVIWVLLVFLAGFLLANFVLMPLIVRQGSVVEVPDIRGMNIKQAQETLQARELELVNAGWRYDAGLPDSSIISQDPEPRMMVKKRRKVRVIINRGEEKVSVPYLAGLSSVRAINLIDRLGLSVTEVDSISSDSIAMDCVVSSTPAAGTLLAKRSAIKLTLSKGSTGKMLMPDLVGRKLAEVQGQLVGQGLVIGQIKYISGQALEPGTIMLQAPQPGFVIKQGDTINIAVSTQ from the coding sequence ATGGCCAATTATTTTAAAAAACTTCCCCGGCTGTGGCGCAATGTTATCTGGGTGCTGCTGGTCTTTCTGGCTGGATTTCTGCTGGCTAACTTCGTGCTGATGCCGCTGATCGTCCGCCAGGGTTCGGTGGTCGAGGTGCCCGATATCCGCGGTATGAATATTAAACAAGCTCAGGAGACATTACAGGCCCGGGAGCTGGAATTAGTGAATGCCGGCTGGCGCTATGATGCCGGTCTGCCCGACAGTTCCATCATCTCCCAGGATCCCGAGCCCAGGATGATGGTCAAGAAAAGGCGCAAGGTGCGGGTGATCATCAACCGGGGGGAGGAGAAGGTCTCGGTGCCTTATCTGGCCGGACTCTCCTCTGTGCGGGCCATCAACCTGATCGACCGGCTGGGGCTGTCGGTGACCGAGGTGGACAGCATCTCCAGCGATTCCATTGCCATGGATTGCGTGGTGTCCTCCACCCCGGCGGCCGGGACCCTGCTGGCCAAGAGGAGCGCCATCAAGCTCACCTTAAGCAAGGGCTCTACCGGCAAGATGCTGATGCCCGATCTGGTGGGCCGCAAGCTGGCCGAGGTGCAGGGCCAGCTGGTGGGACAGGGCCTGGTGATAGGCCAGATCAAATACATCTCCGGCCAGGCTTTGGAGCCGGGGACCATCATGTTGCAGGCTCCCCAGCCCGGGTTCGTGATCAAGCAGGGCGACACCATCAATATTGCGGTCAGCACACAGTAG
- a CDS encoding ribulose-phosphate 3-epimerase — protein sequence MIKIAASLLSADFADLKSEIRSIEQGGADWLHLDVMDGHFVPNITFGPLLVEAVKRISKLPLDVHLMISDPMKYAPAFAKAGADWLTIHSETMPDLKPALEQIRKLGAKAGVSLNPDTPLAQISSVIPEVDLILVMSVNPGFGGQSFMPEVLDKVRQLSVLKKQGKTKAIISIDGGINPETSHQAREAGAEVLVAGAAIFKHQDRASQIKAIRGI from the coding sequence ATGATTAAGATCGCAGCGTCACTGTTGTCGGCGGACTTCGCGGATCTGAAAAGCGAGATCAGATCAATAGAACAAGGCGGGGCCGACTGGCTGCACCTGGATGTGATGGATGGGCACTTCGTGCCCAATATCACTTTCGGGCCGCTGCTGGTGGAGGCGGTCAAGCGGATATCCAAACTGCCGCTGGATGTCCACCTGATGATCTCCGACCCAATGAAATATGCCCCGGCGTTTGCCAAGGCCGGAGCCGACTGGCTGACCATTCATTCGGAGACCATGCCCGATCTTAAACCGGCCCTGGAGCAGATAAGAAAACTGGGGGCCAAGGCAGGGGTTTCTTTAAATCCCGATACGCCTTTGGCGCAGATATCATCAGTTATCCCGGAAGTGGATCTGATATTAGTAATGAGTGTGAATCCGGGATTCGGCGGGCAGTCCTTTATGCCGGAGGTGCTGGACAAGGTTCGGCAGTTGTCGGTCCTAAAAAAGCAGGGAAAGACCAAAGCAATAATATCCATCGACGGCGGGATCAATCCCGAGACCTCGCATCAGGCCAGGGAGGCCGGAGCCGAAGTCTTAGTGGCCGGAGCGGCCATTTTTAAGCACCAGGACCGGGCGTCGCAGATTAAAGCCATCAGGGGGATATAA
- a CDS encoding flavin reductase family protein, which produces MDPKAFRLISYGMYVVSSFREGKLNGQIANTVFQVTAEPPLMAVSLNCQNLTNEFIKSSKKFSIAVLSQETPLTTIGTFGFKCGRQVDKFSGVNYQLCSSGNPKILDYSLAHFDLEVVQSIELGSHTLFIGKVVESEILAEGQPMTYDYYHRIKGGKTQKNAPSYIAK; this is translated from the coding sequence ATGGATCCGAAAGCTTTCCGGCTGATCAGCTACGGGATGTACGTGGTCTCCAGTTTCAGGGAGGGAAAGCTGAACGGCCAGATAGCCAACACCGTCTTTCAGGTGACGGCCGAGCCTCCGCTGATGGCGGTCAGCCTCAACTGCCAGAACCTGACCAACGAGTTTATCAAGAGTTCGAAAAAATTCTCGATCGCGGTGCTCTCCCAGGAGACGCCGCTCACCACCATCGGCACCTTCGGCTTCAAGTGCGGACGCCAGGTGGACAAGTTCAGCGGGGTCAACTACCAGCTCTGCTCCAGCGGCAACCCCAAGATACTGGATTACAGCCTGGCCCATTTCGACCTGGAGGTTGTTCAATCGATAGAATTGGGTAGCCACACCCTGTTCATCGGAAAGGTGGTGGAATCGGAGATCCTGGCCGAGGGCCAGCCCATGACCTACGATTACTATCATCGGATAAAAGGCGGAAAGACCCAGAAGAACGCCCCGTCGTATATCGCAAAGTAA
- a CDS encoding rubredoxin, with amino-acid sequence MKKYTCTVCGYTYDPAIGDPDNGIQPGTSFESLPDDWVCPVCGAAKDAFEPED; translated from the coding sequence ATGAAGAAGTACACCTGCACTGTCTGCGGATACACCTACGATCCGGCTATCGGCGATCCCGATAACGGGATACAGCCCGGCACCAGCTTTGAATCCCTGCCCGACGATTGGGTCTGCCCGGTCTGTGGCGCCGCCAAGGATGCCTTTGAGCCCGAAGATTAA
- a CDS encoding FprA family A-type flavoprotein, translating to MIRELKKNIYAVGVQDWDRRLFDELIPLPHGTSYNSYLIKGSDKTALVDSVDPAKYDELLANLAEHGVKNLDYIVCNHAEQDHSGSIGFLTEKFPKAVVVTNEKCKGFLMDLLHIQEGRFQVVKDGETLSLGDKTVEFILAPWVHWPETMFSYLREDKVLISGDFLGSHLATTDIFACDDMVLEGAKRYFAEIMMPFRPSIVKHLQKLDTMDIELIAPTHGPVYKKPFYIVDAYKDWSSENAKNEVVIPWVSMHGSTEAMVKHLTEALVKKGIAVKPFNLNKTDIGELATSLVDAATVILATSTALVGPHPQGLYAAALVGALRPKTKFLGIIGSYGWGSKAVETIKSLLTNLKAEVLEPVYIKGAPKKEDFEALDKLAEAVFEKHKSLGLL from the coding sequence ATGATAAGAGAGTTAAAGAAGAACATTTATGCTGTCGGAGTGCAGGATTGGGACCGCAGGCTTTTCGATGAGCTGATCCCCCTGCCCCACGGCACCAGCTATAATTCCTACCTGATAAAAGGCAGTGATAAGACCGCGCTGGTGGATTCGGTGGATCCGGCCAAGTACGATGAATTGCTGGCCAACCTGGCCGAGCATGGGGTCAAGAACCTCGATTACATAGTCTGCAACCACGCCGAGCAGGATCACTCCGGCTCCATCGGATTTCTAACGGAGAAATTCCCTAAGGCGGTGGTGGTGACCAACGAAAAGTGCAAAGGGTTTTTAATGGACCTGCTGCACATCCAGGAGGGACGTTTCCAGGTGGTCAAGGACGGCGAGACGCTTTCGCTGGGCGACAAGACCGTTGAATTCATACTGGCTCCCTGGGTGCACTGGCCGGAGACCATGTTCAGCTATCTGCGAGAGGACAAGGTCCTCATCTCCGGTGACTTTTTGGGCTCGCATCTGGCCACCACCGACATCTTCGCCTGCGACGACATGGTGCTGGAGGGCGCCAAGCGATATTTTGCCGAGATCATGATGCCCTTCCGCCCCTCCATCGTCAAGCACCTGCAGAAGCTGGATACCATGGACATCGAACTTATCGCCCCCACCCACGGTCCGGTATATAAAAAGCCGTTCTACATCGTGGATGCCTACAAGGACTGGAGCTCGGAGAACGCCAAGAACGAGGTGGTGATCCCCTGGGTCTCCATGCACGGCAGCACCGAGGCCATGGTCAAGCATCTTACCGAGGCCCTGGTCAAAAAAGGCATCGCCGTCAAGCCGTTCAATCTGAACAAGACCGATATCGGCGAACTGGCAACCTCTCTGGTGGATGCCGCCACGGTCATTTTGGCAACCTCCACCGCACTGGTGGGGCCGCACCCGCAGGGTTTGTATGCCGCGGCGCTGGTGGGGGCCTTAAGGCCCAAGACCAAGTTTCTGGGCATCATCGGGTCCTACGGCTGGGGCAGCAAGGCAGTGGAGACCATCAAGTCGCTGCTGACCAACCTGAAGGCCGAGGTGCTGGAGCCGGTCTACATCAAGGGCGCGCCGAAAAAAGAGGACTTTGAGGCTTTGGACAAGCTGGCGGAAGCTGTCTTCGAAAAGCATAAATCTTTAGGTCTGTTATAA